DNA from Halobaculum sp. XH14:
CGCGATGTCGGCGTCGTTCGGGCTCATCATGCTGTTTCTCGTCATGTACCTCTCGAAGGTCGGCGGCGGGCCGGGCGAGAAGCGCATCGTCGTCGAGTCGGGGATGTTCCTCGGGCAGTTCGCGGGCGCGGTCGAACTCGGCTACCTGCTCATGCTCGCGGTCCACATCCTCCTCTCGGTGGTGTCGGTCCCGGTGGTGCTGTACGCCATCACGCTCGGGGCCACGCACACGCCCGCGGAACTCCGGCGGACGCCCCACGCCCGGGTCGGTCGGGTCGCGGCGACGGCCTGGATCCTCTCGCTGGTGCTCGGGGTCGTGACGTACTTCCTCCTGAACTGGGTGTACGGCTACGAGTTCGCCCGCGTCTCGTACATGGGGTAACGACGAACTGACGGGCGAGGGGAGGAACCGACGTGCGAGGCGCGGACTGACGAGTCGAGACGAACTGGCGACGCGGACAGCGGGGCCGCCTCCCGAAACGCTTTCTCCCGCGAGACGGACTCCCGGTCGATGACTGATCTCTCGGAGCGGCCGGCGTGGATCGGCGAGACGTTCACCAGCGACGCGGGCTGGGACCTGCTCGAGGACCTGGTGGATCTTGGCAACCGGATGGCCGGACAGTCCGGCGAGCGCGCTGCGCTCGAACGCGTTCGGAACGCCCTCGCCGACGCTGGCTGTCGTGACGCGCGGATCGAGGAGTTCGACCTGCAGGGTTGGGTGCGCGGCGACGCCGGCATCGACGCGCCCGGCGGCGACGAGGACTGCATCGCGCTCCCGCGCTCGCCGCCGGGCGAGGCGACGGGCGAACTCGTCGACCTCGGCTACGGCCTCCCCGACGACTTCGAATCGACCGACGTCGAGGGAAAACTCGTCATGGTCTCCTCGACCGTGCCGGACCACTACGAGCGCTTCATCCACCGTCGCGAGAAGTACTACTTGGCCGTGACGAACGGCGCGGCCGGCTTCCTCTTCCGGAACCACGTCGAGGGCTGTCTCCCGCCGACCGGCTCGGTCGGGACCGCGGACGCGCCGATCGGTGACGTCCCGGCGGTCGGCGTCTCCGCGGAGGTCGGCGCGCGGCTCGAACGGCGCGCGGCGGGCGAGGCGGTCACGGTGACGGTCGACTGCGAGACGCCGGCGGCCACGAGTGGGAACGCGATGGCCGAACTGGGGCCGCGCGGCCCGGCCCGCGGAGGAGCCGGCGATGCCGGCGGAACCGACGAGGAACTGCTCGTGACCTCCCACGCGGACGCCCACGACATCGCCGAGGGCGCGATGGACAACGGCGCCGGAACCGCCTCGATCGTCGAGGTTGCACACGCGCTCGCGCGGAATGAGGACGCGCTCGACACGCGGGTTCGCTTCGTCGCCTTCGGGGCCGAGGAGGTCGGGCTGGTCGGTTCCTCGGTCGAGGCCGAGCGCACGGACCACGACCGGGTGAAAGCGATCGTCAACGTCGACTCGAACGTGTTCGGCCGGACGCTGAAGCTCCACACGCACGGGTTCGACGACCTGACGGCGGCCGCCGAGCGCGTCGGCGAACGCTTCGACCACCCGGTCGCGACGATTCCCGAGCAGAACCCCCACAGCGACCACTGGCCGTTCGTGCAGGCCGGCGTTCCGGGCTACATGGTTTCCGGCAAGACCGAGGGCAGGGGCCGCGGCTGGGGTCACACGTTCGCGGACACGCTCGAGAAGCTGGAGGTGCGGAACCTCCGCGAGCAGGCCGTCCTCCTCGCTGGGCTCGTCGCGGACCTCGCCGACGGGGACACCGCCGTCGCCCGGCAGGACCCCGCCGACATCGCCGCCGCCGTCGAGGCCCAGGACCTCGCGGAGGGCATGAAGGTGACCGGCGACTGGCCGTACGACGAGGACGGAAACCTGGCGGAGTAGCGACCGAACGACCGCGACTGCGGCCTTTTCCGGCCGTTCCCTCGGCGACGATCGCCGGCTCATCCCTCAGGCGACGTGTCCCGTCCGTCCACCCTGCGACGACCACCGACCGACCGCCACGGGTGGGAATGGAAGGGGCCTCGGCTTTCATGGGCTCAAACACCCGTGAACTCGGGAGAGCGTGCTCTCCAGTAGCTCGGGGAACCCTGGACCCGCAAGCACCGCAGGAGCGAGTGAAGCGAGCGACGAGGAGCGCAGCGCGGTCCGCGGGAGTCCCGTGAGCGAACGCGAACGAGAGCTCGGAAGTCGCAGCCCGCACAGCGAAGCGAGCAGGAACGTCTTCCGTAGGCCGAGAGCCGCGGGGACTTCCGCGGTCGTCACCAGCGGGAGCCGAACGAACACTACGCCACCGGCTCCACTCGCGAACGAAACCGACGGCAGAATCGGACCCACGCCGATTAAGTCCCGGCCCGCGAATCGTCCCACGATGAGCGAACTCGCGGTCGCGCTCGCCGGGGACGACGGGACGGTCCGCGACGCCGTCGAGGCGGTCGGCGGGGCGGTCGTCCCGGCCGCCGAGGCGGACGCGCTGGTGACGCTCGGCGAGGCGGCGCTCGTGGACGCCGCGCTCTCGGAGCCGGCGGTCCCACTCCTCGCGGTCGGCGCCGACGGAGGGCTCCACTCAGTGTCGTCACGCGAGGTCGGGCGGGCCCTCGACGCGCTCGAGGCCGGAAGCGTTCGGAGAACCTCCCACGACGTACTCTCGGTCGCGGTCGGCGGAGAGCGCGTCGCGCGCGGGCTGCTCGACGTCTCGCTGATGACCGACGGACCGGCACACATCTCGGAGTACTCCGTCCGCG
Protein-coding regions in this window:
- a CDS encoding M28 family peptidase, whose translation is MTDLSERPAWIGETFTSDAGWDLLEDLVDLGNRMAGQSGERAALERVRNALADAGCRDARIEEFDLQGWVRGDAGIDAPGGDEDCIALPRSPPGEATGELVDLGYGLPDDFESTDVEGKLVMVSSTVPDHYERFIHRREKYYLAVTNGAAGFLFRNHVEGCLPPTGSVGTADAPIGDVPAVGVSAEVGARLERRAAGEAVTVTVDCETPAATSGNAMAELGPRGPARGGAGDAGGTDEELLVTSHADAHDIAEGAMDNGAGTASIVEVAHALARNEDALDTRVRFVAFGAEEVGLVGSSVEAERTDHDRVKAIVNVDSNVFGRTLKLHTHGFDDLTAAAERVGERFDHPVATIPEQNPHSDHWPFVQAGVPGYMVSGKTEGRGRGWGHTFADTLEKLEVRNLREQAVLLAGLVADLADGDTAVARQDPADIAAAVEAQDLAEGMKVTGDWPYDEDGNLAE
- a CDS encoding DUF420 domain-containing protein, with amino-acid sequence MATTDVDGIRGAVKSHPRAFVAAVSVVGYGLVIGTFAGVVPQSVFPSLTEAEVNVLSHAIAAVNTVTTVLLVLGWKWIREGEVRKHAAAMSASFGLIMLFLVMYLSKVGGGPGEKRIVVESGMFLGQFAGAVELGYLLMLAVHILLSVVSVPVVLYAITLGATHTPAELRRTPHARVGRVAATAWILSLVLGVVTYFLLNWVYGYEFARVSYMG